The following are encoded in a window of Amycolatopsis lexingtonensis genomic DNA:
- a CDS encoding helix-turn-helix transcriptional regulator, with amino-acid sequence MYGTSERLLRLLSLLQARRDWPGADLAARLEVDVRTIRRDVERLRSLGYPVHATPGVAGGYRLGAGAALPPLLLDDDEAVAVAVGLRTAASGTVSGIEETSVRALAKLEQVLPARLRPRVGAVAAATVSLPGAGPTVDASVLTAIAAACRDHERLRFGYGDRSGAATERSVEPLRLVCTGRRWYLVAFDLDRAGWRTFRVDRITGVPAASFRFTPREPPADDLAAYVSRQISTAPYPHQLVLRVAAPAEEVARRVPPTTGAVEAIDEHACRVRTGANTLDTVPYYLAQWGYDFVVEEAPPGLVERLREVAERFARAVG; translated from the coding sequence ATGTACGGCACTTCGGAACGCCTGCTCCGGCTGCTCTCGCTGCTCCAGGCGCGGCGCGACTGGCCGGGCGCGGACCTCGCGGCGCGGCTCGAGGTCGACGTCCGCACGATCCGCCGCGACGTCGAGCGGCTGCGGTCCCTCGGCTACCCGGTGCACGCGACGCCCGGGGTGGCCGGCGGCTACCGCCTCGGCGCGGGTGCCGCGCTGCCACCGCTGCTGCTGGACGACGACGAAGCCGTCGCGGTCGCGGTCGGCCTGCGCACGGCGGCGAGCGGCACGGTCAGCGGCATCGAGGAGACGTCGGTGCGCGCGCTGGCGAAGCTGGAGCAGGTGCTGCCCGCCCGGCTGCGGCCGCGGGTCGGCGCCGTGGCCGCGGCGACGGTCTCGCTGCCCGGCGCCGGCCCGACGGTGGACGCGTCGGTGCTGACGGCGATCGCCGCGGCCTGCCGGGACCACGAGCGCCTGCGCTTCGGCTACGGCGACCGGTCCGGCGCGGCGACGGAACGCTCGGTCGAGCCGCTGCGCCTGGTCTGCACCGGCCGGCGCTGGTACCTGGTCGCCTTCGACCTCGACCGCGCCGGCTGGCGCACGTTCCGGGTCGACCGGATCACCGGCGTGCCGGCCGCGAGCTTCCGCTTCACCCCGCGCGAACCCCCGGCCGACGACCTGGCGGCGTACGTCTCGCGCCAGATCTCGACGGCGCCGTACCCGCACCAGCTGGTCCTGCGGGTGGCCGCCCCGGCCGAGGAGGTCGCGCGCCGCGTCCCGCCGACCACCGGCGCCGTCGAGGCGATCGACGAGCACGCCTGCCGGGTGCGGACCGGGGCGAACACCCTCGACACGGTCCCGTACTACCTCGCGCAGTGGGGGTACGACTTCGTGGTCGAGGAGGCCCCGCCGGGCCTGGTGGAGCGGCTGCGCGAGGTGGCGGAGCGGTTCGCGCGGGCGGTGGGTTAG
- a CDS encoding nucleoside deaminase has translation MPIDPHTLLAVAREEAELGKAEGGVPIGAALFDTAGTLLGRGHNRRVQDGDPSMHAETAAFRNAGRRPHYRDTIMVTTLSPCWYCSGLVRQFGIGRVVIGEATTFHGGHDWLAGIGVGITVLDDPACTALMTEFIAARPDLWFEDIGVEKSE, from the coding sequence ATGCCGATCGACCCGCACACCCTGCTCGCCGTCGCCCGCGAGGAAGCCGAGCTGGGCAAGGCCGAGGGCGGCGTGCCGATCGGGGCCGCGCTGTTCGACACCGCGGGCACCCTGCTGGGCCGCGGGCACAACCGGCGCGTGCAGGACGGCGACCCGTCGATGCACGCCGAGACCGCGGCGTTCCGCAACGCCGGCCGCCGCCCGCACTACCGCGACACGATCATGGTCACGACGCTTTCGCCGTGCTGGTACTGCTCCGGGCTCGTCCGTCAGTTCGGGATCGGGCGCGTCGTCATCGGCGAGGCCACCACGTTCCACGGCGGGCACGACTGGCTCGCCGGGATCGGCGTGGGGATCACCGTGCTCGACGATCCCGCCTGCACGGCGCTGATGACCGAGTTCATCGCCGCGCGCCCGGACCTGTGGTTCGAGGACATCGGGGTCGAGAAGTCCGAATAG